In a genomic window of Streptococcus oralis subsp. tigurinus:
- the pdxS gene encoding pyridoxal 5'-phosphate synthase lyase subunit PdxS gives MTENRYELNKNLAQMLKGGVIMDVQNPEQARIAEAAGAAAVMALERMPADIRAAGGVSRMSDPKMIKEIQEAVSIPVMAKVRIGHFVEAQILEAIEIDYIDESEVLSPADDRFHVDKKEFQVPFVCGAKDLGEALRRIAEGASMIRTKGEPGTGDIVQAVRHMRMMNQEIRRIQNLREDELYVAAKELQVPVELVQYVHEHGKLPVVNFAAGGVATPADAALMMQLGAEGVFVGSGIFKSGDPVKRASAIVKAVTNYQNPQILAQISEDLGEAMVGINENEIQILMAERGK, from the coding sequence ATGACTGAAAATCGTTATGAACTAAATAAAAACTTGGCACAGATGCTCAAAGGTGGGGTTATCATGGACGTTCAGAACCCTGAACAGGCTCGTATCGCAGAGGCTGCTGGTGCGGCAGCTGTTATGGCCTTGGAACGGATGCCAGCTGATATTCGTGCAGCTGGTGGAGTTTCTCGTATGAGTGATCCAAAGATGATTAAGGAAATCCAAGAAGCGGTCAGTATTCCAGTGATGGCCAAGGTCAGAATCGGGCATTTTGTTGAAGCTCAGATTTTAGAGGCTATTGAGATTGACTATATCGATGAGAGTGAAGTGCTGTCTCCAGCAGACGATCGTTTCCATGTGGACAAGAAAGAATTCCAAGTTCCTTTTGTCTGTGGAGCTAAGGATTTGGGTGAAGCCTTGCGTCGTATCGCTGAGGGAGCTTCCATGATTCGGACAAAAGGAGAACCGGGTACAGGAGATATCGTCCAAGCCGTTCGCCATATGCGTATGATGAATCAAGAAATTCGCCGTATTCAAAATCTACGCGAAGATGAACTTTATGTGGCAGCAAAAGAACTCCAAGTCCCTGTAGAATTGGTCCAATACGTTCATGAACATGGAAAATTACCAGTTGTCAACTTTGCAGCCGGAGGTGTTGCAACACCAGCAGATGCTGCGCTAATGATGCAACTGGGTGCAGAGGGGGTCTTTGTCGGTTCAGGTATTTTCAAATCAGGCGACCCTGTTAAACGAGCAAGTGCTATTGTCAAAGCGGTAACCAACTATCAAAATCCTCAAATTTTGGCTCAAATCTCTGAAGACCTAGGGGAAGCCATGGTTGGTATCAATGAGAATGAAATCCAAATTCTCATGGCTGAGCGAGGAAAATAG
- the nox gene encoding H2O-forming NADH oxidase, with translation MSKIVVVGANHAGTACINTMLDNFGHENEIVVFDQNSNISFLGCGMALWIGKQIDGPEGLFYSDKEKLEAKGAKIYMNSPVLSIDYDNKVVTAEVEGKEHKESYDKLIFATGSTPILPPIEGVEIVKGNREFKATLENVQFVKLYQNAEEVIEKLADKSKHLERIAVVGGGYIGVELAEAFERLGKEVVLVDIVDTVLNGYYDKDFTQMMAKNLEDHNIRLALGQTVKAIQGDGKVERLVTDKETFDVDMVVLAVGFRPNTALADGKIELFRNGAFLVDKKQETSIPGVYAVGDCATVYDNARKDTSYIALASNAVRTGIVGAYNACGHELEGIGVQGSNGISIYGLHMVSTGLTLEKAKAAGYNATETGFNDLQKPEFMKHDNHEVAIKIVFDKDSREILGAQMVSHDAAISMGIHMFSLAIQEHVTIDKLALTDLFFLPHFNKPYNYITMAALTAEK, from the coding sequence ATGAGTAAAATTGTTGTAGTTGGTGCTAACCACGCTGGTACAGCTTGTATTAATACAATGTTGGATAACTTTGGTCATGAGAACGAAATCGTAGTATTTGACCAAAACTCAAATATTTCATTCCTTGGTTGTGGAATGGCGCTTTGGATCGGGAAACAAATTGATGGCCCAGAAGGTCTCTTCTACTCTGATAAAGAAAAATTGGAAGCAAAAGGTGCTAAAATTTACATGAACTCACCAGTTCTTTCAATTGACTACGATAACAAAGTTGTGACTGCTGAAGTTGAAGGTAAAGAACACAAAGAGTCTTATGATAAATTAATCTTTGCAACTGGTTCAACTCCAATCTTGCCTCCAATCGAAGGTGTAGAAATCGTTAAGGGTAACCGCGAATTCAAAGCGACTCTTGAAAATGTTCAATTTGTTAAGTTGTACCAAAATGCAGAAGAAGTCATCGAAAAACTTGCTGACAAGAGCAAACACCTTGAGCGCATTGCCGTTGTTGGTGGTGGTTACATCGGTGTTGAGCTGGCTGAAGCTTTCGAACGTCTTGGAAAAGAAGTGGTGCTTGTTGATATCGTAGACACTGTTTTGAACGGCTACTATGACAAAGACTTTACCCAAATGATGGCGAAGAACTTGGAAGACCACAACATCCGTTTGGCACTCGGTCAAACAGTTAAAGCCATCCAAGGTGACGGTAAAGTTGAACGCTTGGTAACAGACAAAGAAACATTTGATGTAGATATGGTGGTTCTTGCAGTTGGTTTCCGTCCAAACACAGCTCTTGCTGACGGTAAGATTGAACTTTTCCGCAACGGTGCCTTCCTTGTAGACAAGAAACAAGAAACATCTATCCCAGGTGTATACGCTGTTGGTGACTGTGCGACTGTTTATGACAATGCTCGTAAAGACACTAGCTACATCGCTCTTGCATCTAACGCTGTACGTACTGGTATCGTTGGTGCTTACAATGCTTGTGGACATGAATTGGAAGGAATCGGTGTGCAAGGATCAAACGGTATTTCAATCTATGGTCTTCACATGGTTTCAACTGGTTTGACTCTTGAAAAAGCAAAAGCAGCAGGTTACAATGCAACTGAAACTGGCTTTAATGATCTTCAAAAACCAGAATTTATGAAGCATGACAACCACGAAGTTGCCATCAAGATTGTCTTTGATAAAGACAGCCGCGAAATCCTTGGTGCACAAATGGTTTCACATGATGCTGCTATCAGTATGGGAATCCATATGTTCTCACTTGCTATCCAAGAGCATGTAACAATCGATAAATTGGCCTTGACAGACCTATTCTTCTTGCCACACTTCAACAAACCATACAACTACATCACAATGGCTGCACTTACAGCTGAAAAATAA